A portion of the Caenorhabditis elegans chromosome III genome contains these proteins:
- the bcas-2 gene encoding Pre-mRNA-splicing factor SPF27 (Confirmed by transcript evidence), producing MSSKPLALTGGSGSSQLQDDQVLVDALPYLDTEYNEADRQLAMKLVEHECKTFRPTKNYLTHLPVPDYDAFLTKCMLKEMDRMKKKEEMGKLDMSRCELPAPSAVKGVDRKLWAKVLRNAKAQNEHLLMRQINLELMDEYAAESYLQRNKVMEDLLTHAEKELRKTKEAVMEVHANRKMAQLKAGEKVKQLEQSWVSMVTNNYRMEMENRQIDSDNRKQIKALKLDPTKLDDKEDQEN from the exons ATGAGCTCCAAACCGTTAGCACTTACCGGTGGAAGTGGTTCTAGTCAGTTGCAGGATGATCag GTTCTTGTCGATGCTCTTCCTTACCTTGACACAGAGTACAACGAGGCGGATCGACAGCTCGCAATGAAACTTGTGGAGCATGAGTGCAAG aCATTCCGTCCAACGAAAAATTACTTGACACATCTTCCAGTGCCCGACTATGATGCTTTTCTCACAAAGTGTATGCTCAAAGAAATGGATcgaatgaaaaagaaagaagagatGGGAAAGTTGGATATGAGTCGTTGTGAACTTCCTGCTCCATCTGCTGTTAAGGGAGTTGATAGAAAACTTTGGGCGAAG GTTCTTCGCAATGCAAAAGCTCAAAATGAGCATCTTCTGATGCGCCAGATCAATCTGGAACTTATGGATGAATACGCTGCTGAGAGTTATCTTCAGAGAAACAAAGTTATGGAAGATCTTCTAACACATGCCGAGAAAGAACtccgaaaaacgaaagaagCCGTCATGGAAGTTCATGCGAATCGAAAAATGGCACAGTTGAAGGCAggagaaaaagtaaaacaattGGAACAGTCATGGGTCAGCATGGTTACCAATAATTATAG aatggaaatggaaaatcgacaaatcgaCAGTGATAACAGAAAACAAATCAAGGCGCTCAAATTGGATCCGACAAAGTTAGATGACAAAGAGGATCAGGAGAACTGA
- the T12A2.3 gene encoding TPX2 domain-containing protein (Confirmed by transcript evidence), which yields MSFTPELNMAVCEFNLDSGCNAKESLIEMANNKISLETFKEHNIKALTMKYVNSESMMWEARKIVRIISRLEADEHQSRVAPKRSRSPGSTSPSASNSSSSSSELSFDMFSSKRTVPMKVTSKPKRVIAQASRTMKPHQQESRQESAEKDRANDEKLKKFIESRKLKEQAKKAANIQKCNEVKEAVMFPAKRMKKRQLEQYAYRFK from the coding sequence ATGTCGTTCACCCCGGAGCTCAATATGGCAGTCTGCGAATTCAATTTGGATTCAGGATGCAATGCCAAAGAATCGCTCATTGAAATGGCGAACAACAAGATCTCATTGGAAACTTTCAAAGAGCACAATATCAAGGCACTCACCATGAAATATGTCAACTCAGAGAGTATGATGTGGGAagcaagaaaaattgttagaattATTTCTCGCCTTGAAGCGGATGAACATCAGTCCAGAGTTGCTCCAAAAAGGTCAAGAAGTCCTGGATCTACATCCCCATCTGCATCGAactcttcatcttcttcaagTGAACTCTCATTTGATATGTTCTCGTCTAAAAGAACCGTCCCAATGAAAGTCACTTCAAAGCCAAAAAGAGTGATTGCTCAAGCTTCACGGACCATGAAGCCACATCAGCAAGAGTCTCGTCAAGAATCCGCTGAAAAAGATCGAGCCAATGAtgagaagttgaaaaagttcATTGAGAGCAGAAAACTGAAAGAGCAAGCAAAGAAGGCTGCAAACATCCAAAAATGCAACGAAGTAAAGGAAGCTGTCATGTTTCCAGCCAAGAGAATGAAGAAACGTCAGCTCGAGCAGTACGCCTACAGATTCAAGTAA
- the gen-1 gene encoding GEN1 Holliday junction resolvase homolog (Product from WormBase gene class gen;~Confirmed by transcript evidence) encodes MTINGIWEWANHVVRKVPNETMRDKTLSIDGHIWLYESLKGCEAHHQQTPNSYLVTFFTRIQRLLELKIIPIVVFDNINASSSAHESKDQNEFVPRKRRSFGDSPFTNLVDHVYKTNALLTELGIKVIIAPGDGEAQCARLEDLGVTSGCITTDFDYFLFGGKNLYRFDFTAGTSSTACLHDIMHLSLGRMFMEKKVSRPHLISTAILLGCDYFQRGVQNIGIVSVFDILGEFGDDGNEEIDPHVILDRFASYVREEIPARSEDTQRKLRLRRKKYNFPVGFPNCDAVHNAITMYLRPPVSSEIPKIIPRAANFQQVAEIMMKECGWPATRTQKELALSIRRKVHLTTTVAQTRIPDFFAATKSKNFTPIVEPCESLEDYISANNTWMRKRKRSESPQILQHHAKRQVPDRKRSVKIRAFKPYPTDVIELGDSD; translated from the exons ATGACTATTAACGGGATATGGGAGTGGGCGAACCACGTAGTTCGAAAAGTGCCAAATGAGACCATGCGCGATAAGACATTATCGATCG atggCCACATTTGGTTATACGAAAGCCTGAAAGGCTGTGAAGCTCATCATCAACAAACTCCTAACAGCTACCTGGTCACATTTTTCACAAG aatccAACGCCTCTTGGAGCTAAAAATTATTCCTATTGTTGTTTTCGACAATATTAACGCAAGTTCATCTGCTCATGAATCG aaagatcaGAACGAATTTGTGCCACGAAAGAGGCGAAGTTTTGGAGACTCTCCGTTTACAAATTTAGTGGATCATGTGTACAAAAcaaat gctCTTCTCACAGAACTTGGGATAAAAGTCATCATTGCTCCAGGAGATGGTGAAGCTCAATGTGCACGGTTAGAAGATCTCGGAGTGACAAGTGGTTGTATAACGACAGATTTCGATTACTTTTTGTTTGGCGGAAAGAATTTGTACAGATTTGACTTTACCGCCGGCACTTCTTCCACCGCTTGTCTTCATGACATCATGCATCTTTCCCTGGGAAGAATGTTTATGGAGAAAA aAGTCTCCCGTCCTCATCTAATTTCAACTGCAATTCTTCTCGGTTGCGACTATTTTCAACGTGGTGTTCAAAACATTGGAATTGTCTCGGTTTTTGATATTCTGGGAGAATTTGGTGACGACGGAAATGAAGAAATAGATCCTCATGTGATTTTAGATCGTTTTGC gTCATACGTACGCGAAGAAATTCCAGCTCGTTCAGAAGACACCCAACGGAAGCTTCGTTTACGAcgaaaaaagtataattttccTGTTGGATTTCCTAATTGTGATGCCGTACA caatgcAATTACGATGTATCTTCGGCCACCCGTATCAagtgaaattccgaaaattattCCAAGAgctgcaaattttcaacaagtcGCAGAGATTATGATGAAGGAATGTGGTTGGCCAGCAACAAGAACACAGAAAGAATTAGCTCTTAGTATTCGGAGAAAAGTGCATCTGACGACAACTGTG GCTCAAACTCGAATTCCTGATTTCTTTGCTGCCACCAAATCGAAGAATTTCACACCGATCGTAGAGCCATGTGAATCACTTGAAGACTACATTTCTGCAAATAATACTTGGATGAGAAAACGAAAACGATCAGAATCTCCACAAATTTTACAACACCATGCGAAACGACAGGTTCCAGACAGAAAGCGATCTGTAAAAATACG TGCCTTCAAGCCATATCCCACTGATGTCATCGAACTTGGCGACTCGGattaa
- the stt-3 gene encoding Dolichyl-diphosphooligosaccharide--protein glycosyltransferase subunit stt-3 (Confirmed by transcript evidence) — MTSTTAARTASSRVGATTLLTIVVLALAWFVGFASRLFAIVRFESIIHEFDPWFNYRATHHMVQHGFYKFLNWFDERAWYPLGRIVGGTVYPGLMVTSGLIHWILDSLNFHVHIREVCVFLAPTFSGLTAIATYLLTKELWSPGAGLFAACFIAISPGYTSRSVAGSYDNEGIAIFALQFTYYLWVKSLKTGSIMWASLCALSYFYMVSAWGGYVFIINLIPLHALALIIMGRYSSRLFVSYTSFYCLATILSMQVPFVGFQPVRTSEHMPAFGVFGLLQIVALMHYARNRITRQQFMTLFVGGLTILGALSVVVYFALVWGGYVAPFSGRFYSLWDTGYAKIHIPIIASVSEHQPTTWVSFFFDLHITAAVFPVGLWYCIKKVNDERVFIILYAVSAVYFAGVMVRLMLTLTPAVCVLAGIGFSYTFEKYLKDEETKERSSSQSGTTKDEKLYDKAAKNVKSRNANDGDESGVSSNVRTIISIILVIFLLMFVVHATYVTSNAYSHPSVVLQSSTNNGDRIIMDDFREAYHWLRENTADDARVMSWWDYGYQIAGMANRTTLVDNNTWNNSHIALVGKAMSSNESAAYEIMTELDVDYILVIFGGVIGYSGDDINKFLWMVRIAQGEHPKDIREENYFTSTGEYSTGAGASETMLNCLMYKMSYYRFGETRVGYNQAGGFDRTRGYVIGKKDITLEYIEEAYTTENWLVRIYKRKKLPNRPTVKSEEATIPIKGKKATQGKNKKGVIRPAPTASKA; from the exons ATGACATCAACAACGGCGGCTCGAACAGCGAGTAGTCGCGTCGGAGCGACAACTCTTCTTACCATCGTCGTACTGGCTCTGGCATGGTTCGTCGGATTCGCCTCCCGCCTTTTCGCCATCGTCCGCTTTGAGTCGATTATCCACGAGTTCGATCCATGGTTTAACTATCGCGCTACACATCATATGGTTCAACATGGTTTCTATAAATTCTTGAATTGGTTTGATGAGCGTGCCTGGTATCCACTTGGTCGTATTGTCGGAGGAACTGTATATCCAGGACTCATGGTAACATCTGGATTAATTCACTGGATTTTGGATTCCCTTAACTTCCATGTTCACATTCGTGAAGTTTGCGTATTTCTGGCTCCAACATTCTCTGGCCTGACTGCCATTGCCACCTATCTACTTACAAAGGAGTTGTGGAGCCCAGGAGCTGGTCTTTTCGCCGCTTGCTTCATTGCTATTTCTCCAGGATATACCTCCCGTTCAGTTGCTGGATCCTATGATAACGAGGGAATTGCCATCTTTGCTCTTCAATTCACGTATTATTTATGGGTGAAATCGCTCAAGACCGGATCGATTATGTGGGCTTCGTTATGTGCCCTTTCATACTTTTACATGGTTTCCGCATGGGGAGGATATGTTTTCATTATCAACTTGATTCCACTTCACGCTTTGGCTCTCATCATCATgg gtcGCTACTCGTCCCGTCTGTTTGTTTCCTACACATCGTTCTATTGCCTTGCCACCATCCTCTCGATGCAAGTTCCATTTGTAGGATTCCAACCAGTTCGTACTTCCGAGCACATGCCAGCTTTTGGAGTATTTGGTCTTCTTCAAATTGTTGCTCTCATGCACTACGCTCGCAACCGCATCACCCGGCAACAATTCATGACTCTCTTTGTGGGAGGATTGACCATTTTGGGAGCTCTCTCCGTTGTTGTTTATTTCGCATTGGTTTGGGGAGGATATGTCGCTCCATTCTCTGGACGTTTCTACTCTCTCTGGGACACCGGATACGCGAAAATTCATATTCCAATCATTGCTTCTGTCTCTGAACATCAGCCAACAACCTGGGTATCATTCTTCTTCGATCTCCATATTACCGCTGCTGTGTTCCCAGTTGGATTGTGGTATTGTATTAAGAAGGTCAACGATGAGCGTGTTTTCA ttATCCTGTACGCTGTGTCTGCGGTTTACTTCGCCGGAGTCATGGTCCGTCTCATGCTCACCCTCACTCCAGCTGTTTGTGTGCTCGCCGGTATCGGATTCTCTTACACTTTCGAGAAATACTTGAAGGACGAAGAAACAAAAGAGCGTTCTTCTTCTCAGTCAGGAACCACAAAGGACGAGAAGTTGTACGATAAAGCCGCCAAGAACGTCAAATCCAGG aacgcCAACGATGGAGATGAGTCCGGAGTTTCTTCTAATGTGCGTACAATCATTTCAATCATCCTTGTGATCTTCCTACTCATGTTCGTTGTCCATGCTACCTACGTCACATCCAACGCCTATTCTCATCCATCTGTCGTCCTCCAAAGTTCTACTAACAACGGAGACCGTATCATCATGGACGATTTCCGTGAGGCTTATCACTGGCTCCGCGAGAACACAGCTGATGATGCCCGTGTTATGTCATGGTGGGATTATGGATATCAAATCGCAGGAATGGCCAACCGTACTACATTAGTTGACAACAATACCTGGAACAACTCGCACATTGCCCTTGTCGGAAAAGCCATGTCCTCCAATGAATCAGCCGCTTACGAAATTATGACCGAACTCGACGTTGACTACATTCTTGTTATTTTCGGAGGAGTTATTGGATATTCTGGAGATGATATCAACAAATTCTTGTGGATGGTTCGTATTGCACAAGGAGAACACCCGAAAGATATCCGCGAGGAGAACTACTTCACATCGACTGGTGAATATTCCACTGGAGCAGGTGCTTCTGAAACTATGCTCAATTGCCTCATGTACAAAATGAGCTATTATCGTTTTGGTGAAACTCGTGTTGGATACAACCAGGCTGGTGGCTTCGATAGAACTCGTGGATATGTAATTGGAAAGAAGGATATCACTCTTGAATACATAGAAGAAGCATATACAACGGAGAACTGGCTTGTGCGTATCTACAAGCGTAAGAAGCTTCCAAACAGACCAACAGTGAAGAGTGAAGAGGCTACCATCCCAATTAAGGGGAAGAAGGCCACACAG ggtaaaaacaaaaaaggagtGATTCGACCAGCTCCAACCGCTTCTAAAGCTTAA